In one Streptomyces sp. NBC_01288 genomic region, the following are encoded:
- a CDS encoding response regulator transcription factor has product MIRVLLADDQALVRAGFKALLDAQPDIEVAGEASDGEEAVRTVGELRPDVVLMDIRMPLLDGLAATRRITGDGDLKDVKVVMLTTFELDEYVFEAIRSGASGFLVKDTEPDELLRAVRAVVEGDALLSPGVTRRLIAEFAARSKEPATADALTRLTEREREVMALVGIGLSNDEIARRLVVSPLTAKTHVSRTMVKLGARDRAQLVVLAYESGLVRPGWLG; this is encoded by the coding sequence GTGATCCGGGTACTGCTCGCCGACGACCAGGCCCTGGTCCGGGCCGGCTTCAAGGCGCTGCTGGACGCGCAGCCGGACATCGAGGTGGCCGGTGAGGCGTCCGACGGCGAGGAGGCCGTGCGCACGGTGGGCGAACTGCGCCCCGATGTCGTCCTGATGGACATCCGCATGCCGCTGCTCGACGGCCTGGCCGCGACCCGCCGGATCACCGGGGACGGCGACCTGAAGGACGTGAAGGTGGTCATGCTGACGACCTTCGAACTCGACGAGTACGTCTTCGAGGCGATCCGCTCCGGCGCCTCCGGCTTCCTGGTCAAGGACACCGAACCGGACGAACTCCTGCGCGCCGTAAGGGCGGTGGTCGAGGGCGACGCGTTGCTCTCGCCGGGCGTGACGCGCCGCCTGATCGCCGAGTTCGCCGCCCGCTCCAAGGAACCCGCGACCGCCGACGCCCTCACCCGGCTCACCGAACGGGAACGGGAGGTGATGGCCCTGGTCGGCATCGGCCTCTCCAACGACGAGATCGCCCGCCGCCTCGTCGTCAGCCCCCTCACCGCGAAGACCCACGTCAGCCGCACGATGGTGAAACTGGGTGCCCGGGACAGGGCCCAACTGGTCGTGCTGGCCTACGAGTCGGGGTTGGTACGCCCCGGCTGGCTGGGCTGA
- a CDS encoding DUF6332 family protein yields the protein MTMYGGRRTQAERDAMTVEIGYALVSAAFVAAVLFGAVAGPALLFELPGVVETLLVRGALVLVPVVFLVRVATVLYRYRQESGQPSQPGRTNPDS from the coding sequence ATGACTATGTACGGGGGACGGCGGACTCAGGCCGAGCGGGATGCGATGACCGTGGAGATCGGGTACGCGCTGGTCAGCGCGGCGTTCGTGGCGGCGGTGTTGTTCGGGGCGGTCGCCGGGCCGGCGCTGCTGTTCGAACTGCCGGGTGTCGTCGAGACGTTGCTCGTGCGCGGGGCGCTCGTGCTCGTACCGGTCGTCTTCCTCGTCCGGGTGGCGACCGTGCTGTACCGGTATCGGCAGGAGTCGGGTCAGCCCAGCCAGCCGGGGCGTACCAACCCCGACTCGTAG
- a CDS encoding TetR/AcrR family transcriptional regulator, with protein MSTTRGARARARIEVTAAIKDEARRQLAAEGASKLSLRAVARELGMVSSALYRYFPSRDELLTALIIDAYDSVGEAAEVAHSGVVDAGPLRRWVAVCEAVRGWALAHPHEYALIYGSPVPGYVAPETTVPSAARVALLLIGVARDAYEAGTLSEPPLPADLRPEGERMVVDFAGDLPPAVAVALVGAWAELYGLVSFELFGQFRRVVEDREAFFRHAVRRLAFGVGLADV; from the coding sequence ATGAGCACCACACGAGGCGCCCGCGCCCGAGCCAGGATCGAGGTCACCGCGGCCATCAAGGACGAGGCGCGCAGACAGCTCGCCGCGGAGGGGGCCTCGAAGCTCTCGCTGCGTGCCGTGGCGCGTGAACTGGGCATGGTCTCCTCCGCGCTGTACCGGTACTTTCCCAGCCGTGACGAGTTGCTGACCGCTCTCATCATCGACGCGTACGACTCCGTCGGGGAGGCCGCGGAGGTCGCGCACTCCGGGGTTGTGGATGCGGGTCCGTTGCGGCGGTGGGTCGCTGTGTGTGAGGCGGTGCGGGGGTGGGCGCTGGCGCATCCGCATGAGTACGCGTTGATCTACGGGTCGCCGGTGCCGGGGTATGTCGCTCCGGAGACCACCGTTCCGTCTGCCGCGCGGGTTGCGCTGCTGCTTATCGGGGTCGCGCGGGATGCGTACGAGGCCGGCACCTTGAGTGAACCCCCGCTGCCGGCCGACCTTCGCCCAGAGGGGGAGCGCATGGTCGTGGACTTCGCGGGTGATCTTCCGCCCGCGGTAGCCGTGGCTCTTGTCGGTGCGTGGGCCGAGCTGTACGGGCTGGTCAGCTTCGAGCTGTTCGGTCAGTTCCGTCGTGTGGTGGAGGATCGGGAGGCGTTCTTTCGGCATGCGGTACGGCGGCTTGCGTTTGGGGTGGGGCTTGCGGATGTGTGA
- a CDS encoding nitroreductase family deazaflavin-dependent oxidoreductase has product MSTHVQKPGWFTVNVFNRAVAWFTRRGLSVWGSRVLAVRGRKSGEWRTTPVNLLTVDGQQYLVAPRGHVQWTHNMRAAGGGELRLGKKVDAFTATEVTGDDKVPLLRAYLKRWKAEVGVFFGGVGPDSSDDELRRIAPDHPVFHVTVRS; this is encoded by the coding sequence ATGAGCACGCACGTCCAGAAACCCGGCTGGTTCACCGTGAACGTCTTCAACCGCGCCGTCGCCTGGTTCACCCGCCGGGGCCTCAGTGTCTGGGGTTCACGCGTGCTGGCGGTCCGCGGCCGTAAGAGCGGCGAGTGGCGGACCACCCCGGTGAACCTGCTGACGGTGGACGGACAGCAGTACCTCGTCGCCCCGCGCGGCCACGTCCAGTGGACGCACAACATGCGGGCGGCCGGCGGCGGCGAGCTGCGGCTCGGCAAGAAGGTCGACGCGTTCACGGCGACCGAGGTCACCGGCGACGACAAGGTGCCGCTGCTGCGCGCCTACCTCAAGCGGTGGAAGGCCGAGGTCGGGGTGTTCTTCGGAGGAGTCGGCCCGGACTCCTCCGACGACGAGCTGCGCCGGATCGCCCCCGACCACCCGGTGTTCCACGTCACGGTCAGGAGCTGA
- a CDS encoding sensor histidine kinase has product MDEQRVGGGGPPWWRHGPPWGSSARWPWRSTLLVTVFVLGGSNFASHSQPGRVPLDLYARVLLIAGSALLLWRHRYPVWVAFGTVGAAVLYLGAGYPYGPVFVTVALSCFSAVVAGRRWAAWAALGVLWAAHLVISHWLYRWLPPQHDHAMPWGGEVAVAAWVVAIAAISELARTRRDQWARERAERAQAARRRADEERLRMARELHDVLAHSISVINVQAGVGLALLDSDPEQARTALTTIKAASKEALGEVRQVLDTLRTPGDAPRAPAPGLDRLPELVQQAASAGLTVAVDGTPPRLPPNTDLAAFRIVQEALTNVVRHSGSRHARVHVEHDPRELRLRIDDDGPATGEDAGGSGNGLAGMRERAAALGGTIEAGARPDGGFRVLAVLPLKVTPKEDDR; this is encoded by the coding sequence ATGGATGAGCAGCGGGTTGGCGGTGGGGGACCGCCCTGGTGGCGGCATGGACCGCCGTGGGGTAGCTCGGCGCGGTGGCCGTGGCGCTCCACCTTGTTGGTCACCGTGTTCGTGTTGGGCGGCAGCAACTTCGCCTCGCACAGCCAGCCCGGCCGTGTCCCGCTCGACCTCTACGCGCGCGTGCTGCTCATCGCCGGGTCGGCGCTGCTCCTGTGGCGGCACCGGTACCCCGTGTGGGTGGCCTTCGGCACCGTGGGTGCCGCCGTGCTGTACCTCGGGGCCGGATACCCGTACGGCCCGGTGTTCGTGACCGTCGCCCTCAGCTGCTTCAGCGCGGTCGTCGCCGGTCGGCGCTGGGCGGCCTGGGCCGCGCTCGGTGTGTTGTGGGCGGCGCACCTTGTGATCTCGCACTGGCTCTACCGGTGGTTGCCCCCGCAGCACGACCATGCGATGCCGTGGGGCGGTGAAGTGGCCGTCGCCGCTTGGGTGGTGGCCATCGCCGCGATCTCCGAACTGGCCCGCACCCGCCGCGACCAGTGGGCCCGGGAACGAGCCGAGCGCGCCCAGGCGGCCCGGCGCCGCGCCGACGAGGAACGGCTGCGGATGGCCCGTGAACTGCACGACGTCCTCGCGCACAGCATCTCCGTCATCAACGTCCAGGCGGGCGTCGGCCTCGCCCTTCTCGACTCCGACCCCGAGCAGGCCCGTACGGCCCTCACCACCATCAAGGCCGCCAGCAAGGAAGCGCTCGGCGAGGTCCGCCAGGTCCTCGACACCCTGCGCACCCCGGGCGACGCCCCGCGCGCTCCGGCCCCCGGCCTCGATCGGCTGCCCGAACTGGTGCAGCAGGCGGCGAGCGCCGGCCTGACCGTCGCGGTCGACGGAACGCCGCCCCGCCTACCGCCCAACACCGACCTCGCCGCCTTCCGTATCGTCCAGGAGGCGCTCACCAATGTCGTACGCCATTCCGGTTCGCGGCACGCGCGCGTGCACGTCGAGCACGACCCCCGGGAACTACGGCTGCGCATCGACGACGACGGGCCCGCGACCGGAGAGGACGCCGGGGGCAGCGGCAATGGGCTCGCCGGGATGCGGGAGCGGGCCGCCGCGCTCGGTGGCACGATCGAGGCGGGCGCGCGCCCGGACGGCGGCTTCCGGGTGCTCGCCGTACTGCCGTTGAAGGTCACGCCGAAGGAGGACGACCGGTGA